From a region of the Cucumis sativus cultivar 9930 chromosome 6, Cucumber_9930_V3, whole genome shotgun sequence genome:
- the LOC101218977 gene encoding ammonium transporter 3 member 3, whose translation MSSCPIQDFSLLQPGFVDPEQTSPFWNNKADNAWQLTAATMVGLQTVPGLVILYGSMVKKKWAVNSAFMALYGFAAVLVCWVLWAHRMAFGKRLFGIVGKPGLALSESYLLSKSTQGCFPMADYVFFQFAFAAITVVLLAGSLLGRMNFGAWMLFVPMWLTLCYTVGAFCIWGDGFIQKYLIDYAGGYVIHLSSGVAGFTAAYWVGPRHSHDRQNFPPNNILHMVGGAGFLWLGWTGFNGGAPFAAGRITSLAILNTHVCTATSLLIWVSMDIIVYKKSSVIGAVQGIITGLVCITPGAGLVDTIAAVVMGVLAGLVPWYTMMVLHRRLAFLQCVDDTLGVFHTHAVAGSMGGLLTGFFAKPSLLRMMYPDSLYGPGFLYAISDKKLKDGLKQIGIQFAGAVFITLWNAIFTSIICYLISHIVNLRMNEEDLEIGDDAAHGEEPYALWGDGEKMPSSFRLPHTPRFPSLCRWD comes from the exons ATGAGTTCCTGTCCAATTCAAGACTTCAGCTTGCTGCAGCCAGGTTTCGTTGATCCAGAACAAACATCTCCCTTTTGGAATAACAAGGCTGACAATGCATGGCAGCTCACAGCAGCCACCATGGTCGGTCTACAAACCGTTCCCGGGCTGGTCATTCTCTATGGCAGCatggtgaagaaaaaatggGCTGTCAACTCTGCCTTCATGGCCCTCTATGGCTTTGCAGCAGTGCTTGTCTGTTGGGTTTTGTGGGCACATCGTATGGCATTCGGCAAACGATTGTTCGGGATCGTTGGTAAGCCCGGCCTAGCTCTGTCTGAATCCTACCTTCTTTCAAAGTCTACACAAGGCTGTTTTCCGATGGCTGACTACGTGTTTTTCCAGTTTGCTTTCGCTGCCATTACTGTTGTGTTGCTTGCCGGGTCCTTGCTGGGAAGGATGAATTTTGGTGCATGGATGCTTTTTGTTCCAATGTGGCTTACTCTTTGTTATACTGTGGGGGCATTTTGTATATGGGGAGATGGATTTATTCAAAAGTACCTCATTGACTACGCCGGCGGCTACGTCATTCATCTTTCTTCTGGGGTTGCTGGATTCACTGCTGCTTACTGG GTTGGGCCACGGCACTCCCATGACAGGCAGAACTTCCCACCAAACAACATACTGCACATGGTTGGGGGTGCAGGGTTTCTTTGGCTGGGTTGGACTGGATTCAATGGAGGAGCTCCATTTGCAGCAGGTCGTATTACATCGCTGGCCATTTTGAACACGCATGTTTGCACCGCAACAAGTCTCTTGATCTGGGTTTCAATGGACATCATAGTATACAAGAAAAGCTCTGTGATTGGTGCAGTTCAAGGGATCATCACTGGCCTTGTTTGCATCACTCCTGGGGCAG GGCTCGTGGACACTATTGCAGCTGTGGTGATGGGCGTTCTTGCCGGTTTGGTTCCATGGTACACCATGATGGTGCTGCATAGGAGATTGGCATTCCTTCAGTGTGTTGATGATACTCTGGGGGTCTTCCACACGCACGCGGTGGCTGGTTCCATGGGCGGACTTCTCACAGGCTTCTTTGCCAAACCCAGCCTTCTGAGAATGATGTATCCAGATTCCCTATACGGACCAGGCTTCCTGTATGCCATCTCTGATAAAAAGCTCAAAGACGGCCTCAAACAAATCGGCATACAGTTCGCAGGAGCAGTGTTTATTACCCTCTGGAATGCCATATTTACCAGCATTATATGTTACCTGATTAGCCATATTGTTAACTTAAGGATGAACGAAGAGGACCTGGAGATTGGTGATGATGCAGCCCATGGAGAAGAACCCTACGCGTTGTGGGGTGACGGTGAAAAGATGCCATCTTCATTTCGTCTTCCACACACGCCTAGGTTTCCTTCGTTATGCAGGTGGGATTAG
- the OP1 gene encoding uncharacterized protein LOC101216776 has protein sequence MITGSLQRRRRDSAISYKHWSTSRNAVLREELEATAVPTSVPVRVALELLQAGQRYLDVRTPEEYSVGHAPGAINIPYMYRVGSGMTRNPHFLAEVAIYFRKDDEIIVGCLSGKRSLMAAADLLASGYNYVTDIAGGYEAWSRNGLPMEF, from the exons ATGATCACCGGTTCTCTGCAGCGCCGCCGCAGAGACTCTGCCATCAGCTATAAACATTGGAGCACCAg TCGGAATGCTGTTCTAAGAGAAGAGCTAGAAGCGACAGCAGTTCCGACGTCGGTGCCAGTTCGTGTAGCTCTGGAGCTTCTTCAAGCCGGGCAGCGATACTTAGACGTTAGAACCCCGGAAGAGTACAGCGTTGGCCATGCCCCGGGCGCCATTAACATACCGTACATGTACAGAGTAGGTTCAg gaATGACAAGGAATCCACATTTCTTAGCGGAAGTGGcgatttattttagaaaagatgatgaaattattgtt GGATGCCTAAGTGGAAAGCGGTCTCTTATGGCTGCTGCCGATCTTCTTGCTTCC GGATACAACTATGTAACGGACATAGCAGGTGGATATGAAGCTTGGTCTCGCAATGGACTGCCTATGGAATTCTAA
- the OP1 gene encoding uncharacterized protein LOC101216776 isoform X1, with product MSSLTSSSSSIASSTSHLLLPNTNNLTSRGRLLPMITGSLQRRRRDSAISYKHWSTSRNAVLREELEATAVPTSVPVRVALELLQAGQRYLDVRTPEEYSVGHAPGAINIPYMYRVGSGMTRNPHFLAEVAIYFRKDDEIIVGCLSGKRSLMAAADLLASGYNYVTDIAGGYEAWSRNGLPMEF from the exons ATGTCGTCTCTCACTTCTTCATCCTCTTCCATTGCTTCTTCCACTTCTCATCTCCTCCTTCCCAACACCAATAATCTCACTTCAAG AGGGAGGTTGTTGCCGATGATCACCGGTTCTCTGCAGCGCCGCCGCAGAGACTCTGCCATCAGCTATAAACATTGGAGCACCAg TCGGAATGCTGTTCTAAGAGAAGAGCTAGAAGCGACAGCAGTTCCGACGTCGGTGCCAGTTCGTGTAGCTCTGGAGCTTCTTCAAGCCGGGCAGCGATACTTAGACGTTAGAACCCCGGAAGAGTACAGCGTTGGCCATGCCCCGGGCGCCATTAACATACCGTACATGTACAGAGTAGGTTCAg gaATGACAAGGAATCCACATTTCTTAGCGGAAGTGGcgatttattttagaaaagatgatgaaattattgtt GGATGCCTAAGTGGAAAGCGGTCTCTTATGGCTGCTGCCGATCTTCTTGCTTCC GGATACAACTATGTAACGGACATAGCAGGTGGATATGAAGCTTGGTCTCGCAATGGACTGCCTATGGAATTCTAA
- the LOC101218748 gene encoding thiol-disulfide oxidoreductase LTO1, with amino-acid sequence MASLATLFSLQFSFQRPSTRRFLSRFHHRYDSFKHRKDWVRRRTLLPVLSSSDGTNQDTQPEPESISTPSSSSSSSSSSSSSPSISSNSTYTLCAALGGIGFVETAYLSYLKLTDSAAFCPIGGGGCDNVLNSDYAAVFGVPLPLIGMVAYGLVGAVSLQLAAKKLPFGIDESGGRLVLLGTTTSMAAASAYFLYILNTQFSGVTCSYCLVSALLSFSLFFATLKDFGLDESRRRLATQIIMAGIVFFTLSTSYGSLPISRSAAELDLPYFETELTKPSTPLAISLAKHLQSIGAKMYGAFWCSHCVEQKEMFGREAAKLLDYVECFPNGYHKGTKIEKVCSDVGIEGFPTWVINGQVLSGEKELSELAEISGFSADGIS; translated from the exons ATGGCATCCCTAGCCACTCTATTCTCTCTTCAATTCTCGTTCCAGAGACCTTCTACTCGCCGGTTTCTTTCTCGATTTCATCACAGATACGATTCTTTCAAGCACCGTAAAGATTGGGTTCGGAGACGCACTCTGCTCCCTGTTCTTTCCTCGTCCGATGGAACTAATCAGGATACTCAGCCGGAACCTGAATCAATATCcacaccttcttcttcttcttcttcttcttcttcctcgtcATCGTCTCCTTCAATTTCGAGTAATTCAACGTATACTTTGTGTGCTGCGTTGGGCGGGATTGGATTCGTTGAAACTGCGTATTTGAGTTACCTCAAGCTCACTGATTCAGCTGCCTTCTGCCCGATTGGTGGCGGAGGCTGTGATAACGTTCTCAACAGTGATTATGCTGCTGTGTTTG GTGTACCACTGCCTTTGATTGGAATGGTGGCGTATGGATTAGTTGGAGCAGTTAGTTTGCAATTGGCGGCTAAGAAATTGCCTTTTGGTATTGATGAATCTGGTGGTCGTTTAGTGTTGCTTGGCACTACTACCTCTATGGCAGCAGCCAGTGCATACTTTCTGTACATTCTGAACACACAATTTTCTGGAGTTACATGCTCATATTGCCTAGTATCTGCTCTGTTGTCGTTCAGCTTATTCTTTGCCACTCTGAAG GATTTTGGATTGGATGAGTCCAGAAGACGATTGGCCACTCAGATAATTATGGCTGGCATCGTTTTTTTCACCCTTTCTACCTCATATGGTTCCTTACCCATTTCTCGAAG TGCTGCTGAACTTGACTTGCCGTACTTTGAAACTGAGCTAACAAAGCCATCAACCCCTCTGGCCATTTCCCTTGCAAAGCATTTGCAGTCCATCGGGGCCAAAATGTATGGAGCTTTTTGGTGTTCACATTGTGTAGAGCAGAAAGAG ATGTTTGGACGTGAGGCAGCAAAACTATTAGACTATGTAGAGTGTTTCCCTAATGGATATCATAAAGGCACTAAGATAGAGAAAGTTTGTTCCGATGTTGGAATAGAAGGCTTCCCAACATGGGTAATTAACGGTCAG GTTTTGAGTGGGGAGAAAGAACTGTCAGAACTTGCTGAAATTTCAGGATTTTCGGCTGATGGGATAAGTTAA
- the LOC101216288 gene encoding UPF0548 protein At2g17695 isoform X1, with product MVFLCWSRPSPQEQKACIERAGSFNYNSKFRGATANPSSCLQEDKGGISQEGFLLNHARILVGSGVGTYEKGKKALQNWRHFGLNWAFVDSSTPVHPGVKFCVCAKEFLPWVVLPLQIVYVNENRDTNKGRTCFSFGSGTLQGHLLAGEERFSIEMDSNSQVWYEILSFSKPAHILSFLSYPYIILRQKYFAHQSTNAVKKYLTPTHS from the exons ATGGTGTTCTTGTGTTGGTCTCGCCCGTCTCCTCAAGAGCAGAAGGCCTGCATTGAAAG GGCTGGTTCCTTCAACTATAACAGCAAGTTTAGAGGAGCTACTGCTAATCCCAGTTCTTGCCTGCAAGAAGATAAGGGGGGGATCTCACAAGAAGGTTTTCTTCTCAACCATGCTCGTATTTTGGTGGGTTCTGGTGTTGGGACTTatgaaaaagggaagaaagcTCTTCAGAACTGGAG GCATTTTGGATTGAATTGGGCATTTGTTGATTCCTCAACTCCAGTTCATCCAGGAGTGAAGTTTTGTGTCTGTGCCAAGGAGTTCCTTCCATGGGTGGTGTTGCCTCTTCAAATTGTATATGTAAATGAGAATAGAGATACCAATAAGGGTAGGACATGCTTCAGTTTTGGCAGCGGTACCCTTCAAGGCCATCTTCTG GCTGGTGAAGAACGGTTTTCAATCGAGATGGACTCAAACAGTCAAGTATGGTATGAAATTCTATCATTCTCAAAGCCTGCCCACATATTATCATTCCTAAGTTATCCCTACATAATTCTTCGCCAAAAGTATTTTGCTCATCAATCTACAAACGCAGTTAAGAAATATTTGACTCCCACTCATTCCTAA
- the LOC101216288 gene encoding UPF0548 protein At2g17695 isoform X2: MMVINRAGSFNYNSKFRGATANPSSCLQEDKGGISQEGFLLNHARILVGSGVGTYEKGKKALQNWRHFGLNWAFVDSSTPVHPGVKFCVCAKEFLPWVVLPLQIVYVNENRDTNKGRTCFSFGSGTLQGHLLAGEERFSIEMDSNSQVWYEILSFSKPAHILSFLSYPYIILRQKYFAHQSTNAVKKYLTPTHS; this comes from the exons ATGATGGTGATCAATAGGGCTGGTTCCTTCAACTATAACAGCAAGTTTAGAGGAGCTACTGCTAATCCCAGTTCTTGCCTGCAAGAAGATAAGGGGGGGATCTCACAAGAAGGTTTTCTTCTCAACCATGCTCGTATTTTGGTGGGTTCTGGTGTTGGGACTTatgaaaaagggaagaaagcTCTTCAGAACTGGAG GCATTTTGGATTGAATTGGGCATTTGTTGATTCCTCAACTCCAGTTCATCCAGGAGTGAAGTTTTGTGTCTGTGCCAAGGAGTTCCTTCCATGGGTGGTGTTGCCTCTTCAAATTGTATATGTAAATGAGAATAGAGATACCAATAAGGGTAGGACATGCTTCAGTTTTGGCAGCGGTACCCTTCAAGGCCATCTTCTG GCTGGTGAAGAACGGTTTTCAATCGAGATGGACTCAAACAGTCAAGTATGGTATGAAATTCTATCATTCTCAAAGCCTGCCCACATATTATCATTCCTAAGTTATCCCTACATAATTCTTCGCCAAAAGTATTTTGCTCATCAATCTACAAACGCAGTTAAGAAATATTTGACTCCCACTCATTCCTAA
- the LOC116404527 gene encoding F-box protein At2g17690-like isoform X2, which translates to MDDNFTRWSDLPAELWTAIGRHLHSYIDVLRCRAVCRSLRASFPPFNAVSPLLPLHLPSLPNHLDVDHPVKHIFLARKIVYRFGPLDHHFSAAEGAKIWFAMADSAKEDGKLGFTKLTDEKWTMIEKHNFARGDVIVYRGKFYAVDRRGEVFSVDSSSMELSQISLPMSGFGKQKHLVECGGEVYMVDRLDDFSDSDDDGGGGYNYDDDEIDGGGGGYNYDYDDDDDDESDSSESDEDEDEEDEEEANFKVYRVDLNGEYCSRELEEVKNLGNDAIVLGNKREGSFSISGTEFEGIERNCIYYPRRKMMMKNEF; encoded by the exons ATGGATGACAACTTTACACGGTGGTCCGATCTCCCTGCTGAACTTTGGACCGCCATTGGAAGACACCTTCATTCCTACATCGACGTTCTCCGATGTCGCGCTGTTTGCCGATCACTACGTGCTTCTTTCCCTCCTTTCAACGCCGTTTCTCCTCTTCTACCTCTCCACCTCCCTTCTCTTCCCAACCACCTCGACGTCGATCATCCAgtcaaacacatttttctcGCTCGAAAGATTGTTTATCGCTTCGGTCCTCTTGATCATCATTTTTCTGCAGCAGAGGGGGCGAAGATTTGGTTTGCGATGGCCGACAGTGCAAAGGAAG aTGGAAAATTGGGGTTCACGAAACTTACGGATGAGAAATGGACGATGATTGAGAAACATAATTTTGCCCGCGGTGATGTGATTGTATACAGGGGAAAGTTCTATGCAGTTGATAGAAGAGGAGAAGTTTTCTCGGTTGATTCATCGTCGATGGAATTATCACAAATTTCTCTTCCGATGAGTGGCTTTGGTAAACAGAAACATCTGGTGGAGTGCGGCGGCGAGGTTTATATGGTAGATCGATTAGATGATTTCAGTGACAGTGATGATGATGGTGGTGGAGGTTATAattatgatgatgatgagattgatggtggtggtggaggttataattatgattatgatgatgatgatgatgatgagagCGATAGCAGTGAGAgcgatgaagatgaagatgaagaagatgaagaagaagctaATTTCAAAGTGTATAGAGTGGATTTGAATGGAGAATACTGTAGTAGAGAATTGGAGGAGGTGAAGAATTTGGGGAATGATGCGATTGTTTTGGGGAATAAGAGGGAAGGTAGTTTCTCAATTTCGGGTACAGAATTTGAAGGAATTGAAAGGAATTGCATATATTATCCTcgaagaaaaatgatgatgaagaatGAATTCTGA
- the LOC116404527 gene encoding F-box protein SKIP23-like isoform X1, translating into MDDNFTRWSDLPAELWTAIGRHLHSYIDVLRCRAVCRSLRASFPPFNAVSPLLPLHLPSLPNHLDVDHPVKHIFLARKIVYRFGPLDHHFSAAEGAKIWFAMADSAKEGILRFLRPLYLSNFKFTFEALPHEINSLEFRIRELAKLYMLVNTEGVCVSEIRKVVMFPDSPWIDTKNCIVFAIFVDGKLGFTKLTDEKWTMIEKHNFARGDVIVYRGKFYAVDRRGEVFSVDSSSMELSQISLPMSGFGKQKHLVECGGEVYMVDRLDDFSDSDDDGGGGYNYDDDEIDGGGGGYNYDYDDDDDDESDSSESDEDEDEEDEEEANFKVYRVDLNGEYCSRELEEVKNLGNDAIVLGNKREGSFSISGTEFEGIERNCIYYPRRKMMMKNEF; encoded by the coding sequence ATGGATGACAACTTTACACGGTGGTCCGATCTCCCTGCTGAACTTTGGACCGCCATTGGAAGACACCTTCATTCCTACATCGACGTTCTCCGATGTCGCGCTGTTTGCCGATCACTACGTGCTTCTTTCCCTCCTTTCAACGCCGTTTCTCCTCTTCTACCTCTCCACCTCCCTTCTCTTCCCAACCACCTCGACGTCGATCATCCAgtcaaacacatttttctcGCTCGAAAGATTGTTTATCGCTTCGGTCCTCTTGATCATCATTTTTCTGCAGCAGAGGGGGCGAAGATTTGGTTTGCGATGGCCGACAGTGCAAAGGAAGGTATATTGCGATTTCTGCGTCCGTTATACctctctaattttaaattcactttTGAAGCTCTTCCACATGAAATCAATTCACTGGAATTTCGTATTCGTGAATTGGCTAAATTGTATATGCTTGTAAATACGGAAGGTGTTTGTGTTTCTGAAATTAGAAAGGTCGTAATGTTCCCTGATTCTCCCTGGATCGATACGAAGAATTGCATcgtttttgctatttttgtagaTGGAAAATTGGGGTTCACGAAACTTACGGATGAGAAATGGACGATGATTGAGAAACATAATTTTGCCCGCGGTGATGTGATTGTATACAGGGGAAAGTTCTATGCAGTTGATAGAAGAGGAGAAGTTTTCTCGGTTGATTCATCGTCGATGGAATTATCACAAATTTCTCTTCCGATGAGTGGCTTTGGTAAACAGAAACATCTGGTGGAGTGCGGCGGCGAGGTTTATATGGTAGATCGATTAGATGATTTCAGTGACAGTGATGATGATGGTGGTGGAGGTTATAattatgatgatgatgagattgatggtggtggtggaggttataattatgattatgatgatgatgatgatgatgagagCGATAGCAGTGAGAgcgatgaagatgaagatgaagaagatgaagaagaagctaATTTCAAAGTGTATAGAGTGGATTTGAATGGAGAATACTGTAGTAGAGAATTGGAGGAGGTGAAGAATTTGGGGAATGATGCGATTGTTTTGGGGAATAAGAGGGAAGGTAGTTTCTCAATTTCGGGTACAGAATTTGAAGGAATTGAAAGGAATTGCATATATTATCCTcgaagaaaaatgatgatgaagaatGAATTCTGA
- the LOC101216539 gene encoding putative F-box protein At1g65770 encodes MEDSRVRWSDLPPELWPIIGKRLDTYIDVLRFRSVCRSWRASLPPFNAVSPLLPLDLPSPVFAADHLTDAYLIRRIIYRLSPLDHHQTFDFASSSSSSSSSSSSSFSCPAEGWLAKVESTKLGKMRFLHPLSTRYAKCNSDLLRKEVNLLDFGIYEVAKSYTLGYTNGSLVPRITKVVMFPDSPWIDVKKCTILAIYAGGKLGFAKHGDNKWTLIDHCNFHYDDVIVYKGQFYAVDRWGTIFWIDSSMKLVQFSPPLCGFGNQKHLVECNGELYVVDRFLDKEPLLWNADIFHIHWLNNLIEDSSPKVIDFKLHRLDQEWGRWVEVKNLGNESFVLGNDCCFSVSTPYFKGLKGSCIYFTHTPKCALGYNTLVFELEEKRILNAFSNDNAPIFRPPPIWLNLEATQFEEDAADNQ; translated from the coding sequence ATGGAAGACAGCCGTGTACGGTGGTCCGATCTTCCTCCTGAACTTTGGCCAATCATCGGCAAACGCCTCGATACCTACATCGACGTCCTCCGATTCCGCAGTGTCTGCCGATCTTGGCGTGCTTCTCTACCTCCTTTCAACGCCGTTTCTCCTCTTCTACCTCTCGATCTCCCTTCTCCAGTCTTCGCTGCCGATCATCTCACAGACGCCTACCTTATCCGGAGAATAATCTACCGCCTCAGTCCTCTCGATCATCATCAAACTTTCgattttgcttcttcttcttcttcttcttcatcatcatcatcttcttctttttcttgtccTGCAGAGGGCTGGTTAGCGAAGGTCGAGAGTACAAAATTGGGTAAAATGCGCTTTCTCCATCCGCTTTCAACACGCTATGCTAAATGCAACTCCGATCTATTACGGAAGGAAGTGAACTTGCTTGATTTTGGAATTTACGAAGTAGCTAAATCTTATACTCTTGGTTATACTAATGGTTCTCTTGTTCCTCGAATTACTAAGGTTGTAATGTTCCCTGATTCCCCCTGGATTGATGTTAAGAAATGCACCATTTTAGCAATTTACGCCGGTGGAAAATTAGGGTTTGCTAAACATGGAGACAACAAATGGACGCTGATCGACCATTGTAATTTCCACTACGACGATGTGATTGTGTACAAAGGGCAATTCTATGCAGTTGATCGATGGGGAACAATATTCTGGATTGATTCATCCATGAAATTGGTACAGTTTTCTCCTCCATTATGTGGTTTTGGTAATCAAAAGCATTTGGTTGAATGTAACGGTGAACTCTATGTTGTTGATCGATTTCTGGATAAGGAACCATTGTTATGGAATGCTGATATCTTCCATATCCATTGGTTGAATAATCTCATTGAAGATTCCTCTCCTAAAGTAATTGATTTCAAACTTCATAGGCTTGATCAAGAGTGGGGAAGATGGGTTGAGGTAAAAAATTTGGGGAATGAATCCTTTGTTTTGGGAAATGATTGTTGTTTTTCAGTTTCAACTCCATATTTTAAAGGACTTAAAGGGAGTTGCATATACTTTACTCATACACCAAAATGTGCTCTTGGTTATAACACTCTTGTATTTGAGCTTGAAGAGAAAAGGATTCTGAACGCCTTTTCAAATGATAATGCACCAATTTTTCGGCCTCCCCCAATTTGGCTCAATTTGGAGGCAACTCAGTTTGAAGAAGATGCAGCTGATAATCAATAA
- the LOC101218271 gene encoding putative F-box protein At1g65770, translating to MEKSRVRWSDLPPQLWPLIGKRLDNYIDIVRFRSVCRSWRASLPQLNAISLLSPLLVSHPFDHRIEDALVIRRIIYGTSPLRHHQTSTYPSSSSSSSRASAGWLAKVETTNLGKLRFLTPLSTDWVKSRNQVFRKEVNLLDFRIHEVAKSYILRSTIGGILFINKVVVFPDSAWIDVKKTSIIVAVNIEGKLGYTKVGDYKWTLIGSPNFCFADLIVYEGEIYTVDRLGTVFLIDSSMKLVQISPELGVISNEKHLIECGGEIYVVDRFLEQKKDPELLNSWFDEPMPRVVDFKVHRLDQEIMGKSRWVEVKNLGNRAFVVGHNSFSVSAADFEGFKENCIYFSDELQSDLGYGFSTHVLDLEERTIVKASPQIFRAPPIWLHS from the coding sequence ATGGAGAAATCTCGGGTACGGTGGTCCGATCTCCCGCCTCAACTCTGGCCACTCATCGGAAAACGCCTTGATAATTATATTGACATCGTCCGCTTTCGCAGTGTATGTCGATCATGGCGTGCTTCCCTTCCTCAATTGAACgccatttctcttctttcaccTCTCCTTGTTTCTCACCCCTTCGATCATCGAATTGAAGACGCTTTAGTTATCCGAAGGATAATCTATGGTACCAGTCCCCTCCGTCATCATCAAACCTCAACttacccttcttcttcttcttcttcttctcgtgCTTCCGCGGGCTGGTTGGCGAAGGTCGAGACCACTAACCTCGGCAAATTACGATTTCTAACTCCGCTTTCTACAGACTGGGTTAAATCCAGGAATCAAGTGTTTCGAAAGGAAGTCAACTTGCTGGATTTTCGAATTCATGAAGTAGCTAAATCATATATTCTTAGATCCACTATTGGAGGtattcttttcataaataagGTTGTAGTTTTCCCTGATTCTGCTTGGATCGATGTGAAGAAGACCTCCATTATTGTAGCAGTTAACATAGAAGGAAAATTAGGGTATACTAAAGTTGGAGATTACAAATGGACGCTGATTGGTAGCCCCAATTTTTGTTTCGCTGATCTTATTGTCTACGAAGGGGAAATTTATACCGTTGATAGACTGGGAACAGTTTTCTTGATTGATTCATCGATGAAATTGGTACAAATTTCTCCTGAATTGGGCGTTATCAGTAACGAGAAACATTTGATTGAGTGTGGGGGAGAAATTTATGTGGTTGATCGATTTTTGGAGCAGAAGAAGGATCCGGAGTTATTGAATTCTTGGTTTGATGAACCGATGCCAAGAGTGGTTGATTTCAAAGTGCATAGGCTGGATCAAGAGATCATGGGAAAATCAAGATGGGTGGAGGTTAAGAATTTGGGGAATCGTGCGTTCGTTGTAGGGCACAATAGTTTCTCGGTTTCAGCTGCTGATTTTGAAGGATTTAAAGAGAATTGCATATATTTTTCCGACGAACTACAATCTGATCTCGGCTATGGCTTTAGTACTCATGTACTCGATCTTGAGGAAAGGACGATTGTGAAAGCTTCTCCACAAATTTTCAGGGCACCGCCGATTTGGCTTCATTCTTAG